From Acetonema longum DSM 6540:
AAAAAAACATTAAGCCCGGCCAAAAAAAGACTGCTGTATGCCCTGATCGGCAGCAGTCTTTTTTGGCAATATCCCGTTTACGCCGCCGAAGAAGCGGGGCAGCCCCCGTCCGAAGAAGCCGCCCGGGAAGCAGCCGCAGCCGATGATGCGGCGCAGGGGGAATATGTTCTGGAAGATGTGGAGGTCACAGCCGCAAAAGACACCGGCTATGTTGCCAAACGCAGCTCTATTTCTACCAAGACCGATACGCCGCTCAACGAAACGGCTCAGTCCATCAGCGTAGTTACCCAGAAACAGATGGAAGCCCGCGCCGTACAAAATTTGGATGAAGCCATCGCCTATACGCCGGGCATCACTTCCACCACATACGGCAAAGACGCTCGCGGCTACAGCTATGCACTCATCCGGGGGCTTAGCAGCGGCAACTATTCGACCTTTACCGACGGCCTGCGAAATCCGGTCGGGTCGTTTGCCACCGTCAGTACCGACACCTATGCTTTTGACCGGATTGAAATCCTGCGGGGGCCGGCTTCTATTCTTTATGGCGCCAACGCTCCCGGCGGTCTGTTTAATCAGGTTACCAAGCAGCCAACGGAGCAGGAACTGCATGAAATTCAAATTCAGGTCGGCAATAATGCTACTAAAAGTATCGCCCTGGACATCGGCGGGACGGCACGTGCGGACGGCCAACTGCTGTTTCGTCTGACAGCCCGGACCCAGGAACAGGATCTTGAGCAGGACTATAGCAGCGGCAAAAGTGTTTTTATTGCTCCAGCGCTAACGTGGAAGCCGGATGATGACACGAAATTGACCATCTTAGCCACTTACCAGAAAAATGATGTTAAAGGCTCCTCTACAGGCACTCGGCAAATTTTTTCATCCGATCATCCACTGTACGGATATCCCAGTACAATATTTATCGGTGAACCGGATTATGACCGTTTCGAACGGGAGCAGAAACAGATCGGCTATATTTTTGAGCATCAGTTCAACAATGTATGGTCAGTAACGCAGACTGCCCGCCACTCCGATATTGACATACAGTATCAATATCTGGACATAGGAGACAGCGGACTTAGCAGCGATGGCCGTACCTTAGACCGCAAGGCATATGCAATGCCGGAAACCTTGAGCGCCGATACCATTGATACCCATTTTCAGGCCAAATGGTCAAACGGGGCATGGTCGCATACAACTTTACTGGGTTTTGATTACCAGCGGCGCAACTTTGATTCCCGCTGGCTAACCGGCCCTGGCCCCAGCCTTGATTTAGTGAGCTTGAATTATGGCCAGGCGGTACCCACGCCGGATGTTCCCTTTTATTCTCAATTGTCCCATATGCGGCAGCGCGGTTTATATCTACAGGATCAGGCGAAATTGGGAAACCGTTGGGTATTTTTGGCGGGCGGCCGCCGGGACTGGTATGAAGATGACAGGGACAGTGAGAGCATCAAGCAGACGGCCAATACCGGCCGGGCCGGCATCGTCTATCATGCCACCGACGAGCTGTCTCCTTATATCAGTTATACGGAATCCTTCGAGCCGCAATCCGGCGCTGACCGGTACGGCAAGGCTTTTGTGCCGACCACCGGAACCCAGCACGAGCTTGGCGTTCAGTACGAACCAACCGGGGGCAATGCCCGGTTTACCGCCGCCGTATTTGACCTGCGCCAGCAAAATGTCCTGACCGCCGATCCGCTGAACGAAACCTTTCCCAGCCAGCCTGAGTACAATGTACAAACCGGAGAGGTAACATCAAAAGGGCTGGAACTGGAAGCCAATCTGACACCGGTTAAGGGTCTTAATATTATTGCCGCCTATACCTTGCTGGATAATAAAACAACGAAGAGTACGGTGGCAACAGACATTGGCAAACACACCGCAGGAGTTGCCAGGCATGTCGCCGCGTTCTGGACCGATTACACGATACAGGAAGGCAAGGCGAAAGGGCTAGGTTTTGGCGGCGGGGTGCGCTATATTGGTTCCCGTTATAATAGCGCCAACACCGCCAAGCATCCGGGAGTGGTAGTGACCGATGCTATGGTCCACTATGACCTGGACGAATGGCGGCTGGCACTGAACGTCCGCAATCTGTTTGATAAGTTTTATGATGTCGGCAACGGCTATGCCGGCGAAGGCCGGACTGTGCTGCTGACAGCCACGCACCGCTGGTGAGAATTGAAAGCACTTCTGCCAGCTTCAAAAATTTTGCGATCATGCGATAGATAATAGGAGGGTTTCATGCGGTACTGGTATTCCATCCATAAATGGTCCAGCCTGATTTGCGCCCTTGTCATGCTCATGCTTTGCATCACCGGGCTGCCGCTCATTTTCCACGATGAGCTGGAAGACGCGTTGTACGGCCGGCCGCATTTGGCGGCCCAGCCTTCTCTTTACAAAGATCCGGACACGCTTGTTGCAGCCGCTGCAGCTAAGTATCCGGCCTATAAGCCGCTCTGGGTCGGTATTGATTACGAAAAGCCGGAAGTTTTCGTCGGACTGGCTTCACCAAGCAACGGTGAAAATCCGTGGGTTACCCTGAACGCTTACTCGGGCGAAGTCATCACGACCTCGGAAACCGAGTCGCCGGGCAAGACCGCATTAACCTGGCTCTTCCGTTTACATGCCGATCTATTTGCCGGTTTGCCCGGACAGTTGTTTCTCGGCTTTATGGGTCTTTTATTCCTACTGGCCTTGGTATCCGGCAGCATCATCTACAAGCCGCTGATGCGTTTTACCGCCTTTGGCGCCATTCGCGCCGAGGGCTCGCCGCGTCAAAAATACGCCGATCTTCACAAGCTGCTGAGCATGGTGGCTTTGGTATGGGCCGTAGTGATGACGGGAACCGGCGTTTTACATACGCTGGCCTCCCCTTTATATACTCACTGGCAGACTACGTCTATACAGGCCCTGCTGACGCCTTACCAAAATCAAC
This genomic window contains:
- a CDS encoding TonB-dependent siderophore receptor; this translates as MKKTLSPAKKRLLYALIGSSLFWQYPVYAAEEAGQPPSEEAAREAAAADDAAQGEYVLEDVEVTAAKDTGYVAKRSSISTKTDTPLNETAQSISVVTQKQMEARAVQNLDEAIAYTPGITSTTYGKDARGYSYALIRGLSSGNYSTFTDGLRNPVGSFATVSTDTYAFDRIEILRGPASILYGANAPGGLFNQVTKQPTEQELHEIQIQVGNNATKSIALDIGGTARADGQLLFRLTARTQEQDLEQDYSSGKSVFIAPALTWKPDDDTKLTILATYQKNDVKGSSTGTRQIFSSDHPLYGYPSTIFIGEPDYDRFEREQKQIGYIFEHQFNNVWSVTQTARHSDIDIQYQYLDIGDSGLSSDGRTLDRKAYAMPETLSADTIDTHFQAKWSNGAWSHTTLLGFDYQRRNFDSRWLTGPGPSLDLVSLNYGQAVPTPDVPFYSQLSHMRQRGLYLQDQAKLGNRWVFLAGGRRDWYEDDRDSESIKQTANTGRAGIVYHATDELSPYISYTESFEPQSGADRYGKAFVPTTGTQHELGVQYEPTGGNARFTAAVFDLRQQNVLTADPLNETFPSQPEYNVQTGEVTSKGLELEANLTPVKGLNIIAAYTLLDNKTTKSTVATDIGKHTAGVARHVAAFWTDYTIQEGKAKGLGFGGGVRYIGSRYNSANTAKHPGVVVTDAMVHYDLDEWRLALNVRNLFDKFYDVGNGYAGEGRTVLLTATHRW
- a CDS encoding PepSY-associated TM helix domain-containing protein, with protein sequence MRYWYSIHKWSSLICALVMLMLCITGLPLIFHDELEDALYGRPHLAAQPSLYKDPDTLVAAAAAKYPAYKPLWVGIDYEKPEVFVGLASPSNGENPWVTLNAYSGEVITTSETESPGKTALTWLFRLHADLFAGLPGQLFLGFMGLLFLLALVSGSIIYKPLMRFTAFGAIRAEGSPRQKYADLHKLLSMVALVWAVVMTGTGVLHTLASPLYTHWQTTSIQALLTPYQNQQPTSHFIPAQQAVAAAREAFPGQRVAFLYFPNDQWGSPYHYMVFATGSTAVTAHWYTPALIDAATGQLTAVAAVPWYIRLLQLAHPLHFGNYGGLPLKILWALLDIITIGVIVSGVYLWILRKRPQPATGSGLTATEAPQPQSTWQIWKLPLLIGSLTLLGCGSALFGAGIWRGLSWLSLSLPLLTAIKLWMHSRQNR